The Bacillus sp. Marseille-Q1617 genome has a segment encoding these proteins:
- a CDS encoding DUF3934 family protein, whose translation MSKPKKKSGTGQGTGKKGWNRWQAGANKAKSNKPYKSKGVKHGNKSASDK comes from the coding sequence ATGAGCAAACCGAAGAAAAAAAGCGGAACGGGTCAAGGGACCGGCAAGAAAGGCTGGAATCGCTGGCAGGCCGGTGCCAATAAGGCAAAGAGCAACAAGCCTTATAAGAGTAAAGGTGTGAAGCACGGGAATAAATCCGCCTCAGATAAATAA
- the nei gene encoding endonuclease VIII, with translation MPEGPEIRRAADQIERALQHKQVADVYFAFPELQGYEEILQGAVVTRVDTKGKAMLIRFDNGYTIYSHNQLYGKWYVRNVYNYPKTNRQLRLALHNEKKSALLYSSSDIEVLRDEEVSAHLFIAKVGPDILSEKVTPRDLLQRIKDRKFFRRRWAILLLDQAFVAGIGNYLRSEILFSAGIHPSLRPIDCSEEQLVKAAEAIIRLMEQSYRTGGITNDLELAGKLKAKGVKRSGYRHWVFNREGAHCFICGTEIEKTQAASRRLYYCPECQK, from the coding sequence ATGCCTGAAGGTCCAGAAATCAGGAGGGCGGCCGATCAAATTGAACGTGCCCTTCAGCACAAACAGGTGGCGGATGTTTATTTTGCTTTTCCCGAACTGCAGGGTTACGAGGAAATCTTGCAGGGTGCTGTTGTGACGAGGGTAGACACCAAAGGGAAAGCCATGTTAATTCGTTTCGATAATGGCTACACCATCTATTCACATAACCAGCTTTACGGAAAATGGTATGTGAGGAATGTGTATAACTACCCAAAGACGAATCGACAGCTGCGATTGGCGTTACATAATGAGAAGAAGTCGGCACTTCTGTACAGTTCATCCGATATTGAAGTGCTTCGAGACGAGGAGGTCAGCGCTCATCTTTTCATCGCGAAGGTCGGCCCTGATATTTTGAGTGAAAAGGTTACTCCCCGGGATCTGCTGCAACGGATAAAAGATAGGAAGTTTTTCAGAAGAAGATGGGCGATCCTTCTGTTAGACCAGGCATTCGTGGCAGGAATCGGGAATTATTTGAGATCTGAAATTCTATTTTCTGCAGGCATCCATCCCTCTCTCCGTCCAATTGACTGCAGTGAAGAACAACTTGTAAAAGCTGCTGAAGCCATCATCCGATTGATGGAACAATCTTACCGGACAGGAGGAATCACAAATGATCTTGAGCTTGCAGGGAAACTGAAGGCTAAAGGAGTCAAGCGCTCAGGCTATCGTCACTGGGTTTTCAACCGTGAAGGTGCACACTGTTTCATTTGCGGCACCGAAATCGAAAAAACACAAGCTGCTTCCAGGAGACTTTACTACTGTCCTGAATGCCAAAAATAA
- a CDS encoding MFS transporter — translation MKSTSLGKNKHFITLMTAQAISSLGDWLSIVAIITLVGLKWEATPMQMSFIILSLALPMALLGPVSGTFADRMERKTLMIVSDVLRGGLILLLTLASNVWMVYVCLFLIGIFSSVFVPAKNGKLKELVPDEEIKGAMSLTSMIDSSTKVIGPLVSGILVTAVGTYNVFYIDSATFFISALLILFLPKAVKTIEPSVENENKEKGTSFKEELKVGFQFLKKSPFLMYGLFLMGISLLILQLSDSQIIMLLRQLTDASPDLFGYTVTGSGVGMLITGIVLSKKTDYNAFIYMCIGVLGIGLGFGVMGIMTYYDVGLSLVWFPALGLFAGGTAALVFIPFQAAVQEKTPVNMTGRVFGVINSTTTTATIIGPLAGGALATLIGIIPSFIVTGSLLIVLFIISIAIRKKVAEEEHHVTESQPGTQGAAT, via the coding sequence ATGAAGTCAACATCATTAGGAAAGAATAAACACTTCATTACGTTGATGACGGCCCAGGCCATATCGAGTTTGGGGGACTGGCTGAGTATTGTGGCGATCATTACGCTGGTTGGGTTAAAATGGGAAGCGACGCCGATGCAGATGTCGTTCATCATCCTCAGCCTGGCATTGCCGATGGCTCTATTGGGACCGGTTTCCGGGACGTTTGCTGACAGGATGGAACGGAAGACCCTGATGATTGTATCCGATGTGCTCCGAGGGGGACTCATTCTTCTGTTGACGCTTGCTTCAAATGTATGGATGGTGTACGTTTGCCTTTTCCTCATCGGGATCTTCTCTTCCGTGTTTGTTCCGGCGAAGAATGGAAAATTGAAGGAATTGGTTCCGGATGAGGAAATCAAGGGGGCGATGTCCCTTACCTCCATGATTGATTCAAGCACGAAAGTCATCGGTCCGCTGGTAAGCGGAATCCTTGTGACAGCGGTGGGGACCTATAATGTCTTCTATATAGATTCAGCGACGTTTTTCATTTCAGCACTGCTGATTTTATTTTTACCAAAAGCAGTGAAGACGATTGAACCCTCAGTTGAAAATGAAAATAAAGAAAAAGGGACTTCATTCAAAGAGGAATTAAAAGTCGGATTTCAGTTCCTCAAGAAAAGCCCCTTTTTGATGTATGGATTGTTCCTGATGGGTATCAGTCTGCTGATCCTTCAATTATCCGACTCCCAAATCATCATGCTGCTTCGGCAGCTGACGGACGCGTCCCCGGATTTATTTGGTTATACCGTGACGGGATCTGGCGTCGGGATGCTGATCACCGGGATAGTTCTGTCGAAAAAGACGGATTATAACGCGTTCATCTATATGTGCATCGGAGTGCTCGGGATCGGTCTCGGATTTGGAGTGATGGGGATTATGACTTACTATGATGTGGGTCTTTCATTGGTTTGGTTCCCTGCACTCGGATTGTTCGCCGGCGGTACCGCAGCCCTCGTGTTCATACCATTCCAGGCTGCGGTTCAGGAAAAAACGCCTGTGAACATGACGGGACGGGTGTTCGGAGTCATCAACAGCACGACGACGACAGCCACGATCATCGGGCCATTGGCCGGGGGGGCACTTGCCACTTTGATCGGCATCATCCCTTCCTTTATCGTGACGGGTTCGTTATTGATTGTGCTTTTCATTATATCGATTGCCATTCGAAAAAAAGTAGCAGAGGAGGAGCATCATGTCACCGAAAGTCAGCCAGGAACACAAGGAGCAGCGACGTAA
- a CDS encoding TetR/AcrR family transcriptional regulator, with amino-acid sequence MSPKVSQEHKEQRRNQLLQAAEEVFIEQGYENTTMKHVMDKAGVSRGGLYQYFDNKEDLFEALIGEQQKEIMDDSLQAMIEQQGSCWEALLMTFLGEEKRATDDMDPLAPSKLEYFITGRNEKRRREHAKKRYHHAYGFTEKIIKAGIEAGEFAPRFDPEVIARYIISYVDGLAVDHAIVGSESIKLKEQTELLIEYLRWGLNVKE; translated from the coding sequence ATGTCACCGAAAGTCAGCCAGGAACACAAGGAGCAGCGACGTAATCAATTATTGCAGGCTGCAGAGGAAGTCTTCATTGAACAGGGATATGAAAATACCACGATGAAACACGTGATGGATAAAGCCGGGGTGAGCAGAGGCGGCTTGTATCAGTATTTCGATAATAAGGAAGATCTCTTTGAAGCGCTGATCGGGGAACAACAGAAGGAAATCATGGATGATTCCCTGCAGGCGATGATTGAGCAGCAGGGTTCCTGTTGGGAAGCGCTGTTAATGACCTTTTTAGGAGAAGAAAAAAGAGCGACCGATGATATGGATCCGCTGGCACCTTCAAAGCTTGAGTACTTCATAACAGGAAGAAACGAAAAGAGAAGACGGGAGCATGCCAAAAAAAGGTATCATCATGCCTATGGATTCACCGAGAAAATCATCAAAGCAGGCATAGAGGCAGGGGAATTTGCACCCCGGTTTGATCCGGAAGTCATTGCCAGGTACATCATCTCTTATGTTGACGGCTTGGCTGTGGATCATGCGATCGTGGGTTCCGAAAGCATAAAATTGAAAGAACAAACCGAATTACTGATCGAATACCTCAGATGGGGTTTGAATGTGAAGGAGTGA
- a CDS encoding DEAD/DEAH box helicase: MNTKRFSDFGLSVEITRALTELGYETPTEVQSKVLPIALEKKDLVVKSQTGSGKTASFGIPLCEMVEWEENKPQALVLTPTRELAVQVKEDITNIGRFKRIKAAAVYGKSPFYRQKLELNQKTHVVAGTPGRVLDHIEKGTFPLDKLNYLVIDEADEMLNMGFIEQVEAIIKELPADRVTLTFSATLPEDVESLCHNYMKDPVNIEVKAKGITTDKIDHSVIQVEEKDKFSLLTDVTTVENPDSCIIFCRTKENVDKVCDELFDKGYPVDKIHGGMNQEARFEVMDEFKRGEFRYLAATDVAARGIDVERISHVINYDLPLEKESYVHRTGRTGRAGNSGKAITFITPYEKKFLEEIEAYIGFTIAEVHQPSKEEVVMAASAFEEKLNRIPDIKSDKSERLNKEIMKLYFNGGKKKKLRAVDFVGTIAKIEGVNADDIGIITIQENLTYVDILNGKGPLVLQAMKTTNVKGKKLKVHEARN, translated from the coding sequence ATGAATACAAAACGATTTTCCGATTTCGGGCTCAGCGTGGAAATTACCAGGGCCCTGACGGAATTAGGGTATGAAACTCCGACTGAAGTGCAGTCCAAGGTACTGCCAATTGCGTTGGAAAAGAAAGATCTTGTCGTGAAATCGCAAACCGGAAGCGGAAAGACGGCATCATTCGGGATACCGCTTTGTGAAATGGTGGAGTGGGAAGAGAACAAGCCCCAGGCACTGGTCCTTACGCCTACCCGGGAGCTTGCGGTCCAGGTGAAAGAAGACATCACCAACATAGGAAGATTTAAGCGGATTAAAGCCGCTGCCGTATATGGGAAATCCCCTTTTTACCGTCAAAAGCTTGAACTGAACCAAAAAACGCATGTGGTCGCAGGTACACCCGGCCGTGTCCTTGATCATATCGAAAAAGGGACATTCCCGCTGGACAAGCTGAACTATCTTGTCATCGATGAAGCGGACGAGATGCTCAATATGGGCTTTATCGAACAAGTTGAAGCGATCATAAAGGAACTCCCTGCCGACAGAGTGACATTGACATTCTCAGCCACACTGCCTGAGGACGTCGAATCGCTCTGCCACAACTATATGAAAGACCCCGTGAATATCGAGGTGAAAGCGAAGGGCATCACGACTGATAAAATTGACCACTCTGTCATACAAGTGGAGGAGAAAGATAAGTTTTCACTGCTGACGGATGTGACGACCGTTGAAAATCCGGATAGCTGCATCATTTTTTGCCGGACCAAAGAGAATGTGGATAAGGTCTGTGACGAGTTATTTGATAAAGGATATCCTGTCGATAAGATTCACGGAGGCATGAATCAGGAAGCCCGTTTTGAGGTGATGGATGAGTTTAAACGGGGAGAATTCCGTTATCTGGCCGCAACAGATGTGGCTGCGAGAGGGATTGATGTCGAGCGGATATCACACGTCATCAATTATGATCTTCCGCTTGAAAAAGAAAGCTACGTCCATCGAACCGGAAGAACAGGACGGGCAGGGAACTCTGGAAAAGCGATCACGTTCATCACTCCATATGAAAAGAAATTCCTGGAGGAAATCGAAGCGTATATTGGCTTTACAATCGCTGAAGTTCACCAGCCTTCAAAAGAAGAGGTCGTGATGGCGGCAAGTGCTTTTGAGGAAAAATTGAATCGGATTCCCGACATCAAATCGGATAAAAGCGAACGATTAAACAAAGAAATCATGAAGCTTTATTTCAATGGCGGAAAGAAAAAGAAGCTCAGGGCAGTGGATTTTGTCGGAACCATCGCCAAAATCGAAGGCGTGAACGCAGACGACATCGGCATCATCACCATTCAGGAAAATCTGACCTATGTCGATATCCTTAACGGAAAAGGTCCGCTCGTCCTCCAAGCCATGAAAACCACCAACGTTAAAGGGAAGAAACTAAAAGTCCACGAGGCAAGAAACTAA
- a CDS encoding cold-shock protein: MQQGTVKWFNAEKGFGFIEIEGGEDVFVHFSAIQGEGFKSLDEGQKVTFDTEQGQRGLQAANVNKA; the protein is encoded by the coding sequence ATGCAACAAGGTACAGTAAAATGGTTTAACGCAGAAAAAGGTTTCGGATTCATCGAAATCGAAGGTGGAGAAGATGTATTCGTACATTTCTCAGCTATCCAAGGCGAAGGATTTAAATCTTTAGACGAAGGTCAAAAAGTAACGTTTGACACTGAACAAGGTCAACGCGGACTTCAAGCGGCTAACGTAAACAAAGCGTAA